The Limnochorda sp. LNt genome includes a region encoding these proteins:
- a CDS encoding ATP-binding cassette domain-containing protein, with protein MGSGGVERRGAALTVEEVSLRFGGLQALTRVSLHVAPGELVSIIGPNGAGKTSLFNCITGLYRPQQGRIRLDGRDLVGLSPDRIAALGVARTFQNVELFRGMTALDNLLLGRHRHYRAGLARVALASPGWRREEVAQRERVEAIMDLLDIQVTRHQRVADLPYGLQKLVELGRALAGEPRLLLLDEPSAGMTAEEKAEFLFKLEDVRSEMGVTVVLVEHDLGMVMQVSERVIVLDRGQVIAEGPPQAVQVHPAVVAAYIGSEGEPGDGATSRAPSVAAPAPGPAPSRLPAARPLLELRNVETAYGGRVTVLRGISLAVPAGAIVAVLGSNGAGKTTLLRTISGLIEDQPEKGEVRFGGRAITRWQPEDVAALGIAHVPEGRGIFAELTVEENLDVAELGRRDADRRAWVLSLFPVLAERRRQRAGTLSGGEQQMLAVARALLSRPKLLMLDEPSTGLAPAVTREIFRVLDEVRRNGTAVLLVEQNARMALQVADYGYVLENGRIVLEGTARELQDNPHVQELYLGVSMEATPKGWRRYRKRRRWN; from the coding sequence ATGGGATCGGGAGGCGTGGAGCGGCGTGGTGCGGCGCTGACGGTGGAGGAGGTCAGCCTGCGCTTCGGCGGGCTGCAGGCGCTGACCCGGGTCAGCCTGCACGTGGCGCCGGGCGAGCTGGTCTCCATCATCGGCCCCAACGGTGCCGGCAAGACGTCGCTGTTCAACTGCATCACCGGCCTCTACCGCCCCCAGCAGGGGCGGATCCGGCTCGACGGGCGCGATCTGGTCGGCCTCTCGCCGGACCGCATCGCCGCTCTGGGCGTGGCACGGACTTTCCAGAACGTCGAGCTCTTCCGCGGCATGACGGCGCTCGACAACCTGCTGCTGGGGCGCCACCGCCACTACCGGGCAGGTCTGGCGCGGGTGGCGCTGGCCTCGCCGGGGTGGCGGCGCGAGGAGGTGGCCCAGCGGGAGCGGGTCGAGGCCATCATGGATCTGCTGGACATCCAGGTCACGCGCCACCAGCGGGTGGCTGACCTGCCCTACGGGCTGCAGAAGCTGGTAGAGCTGGGTCGGGCGCTGGCCGGCGAGCCGCGCCTGCTCCTGCTCGATGAGCCGTCAGCCGGCATGACCGCCGAGGAGAAGGCGGAGTTTCTCTTCAAGCTGGAGGACGTGCGCTCGGAGATGGGCGTCACCGTCGTCCTGGTGGAGCACGACCTGGGCATGGTGATGCAGGTCTCGGAGCGCGTCATCGTGCTGGACCGCGGCCAGGTCATCGCCGAGGGGCCGCCCCAGGCGGTCCAGGTGCACCCCGCCGTCGTCGCCGCTTACATCGGCAGCGAAGGTGAGCCCGGCGACGGCGCCACGTCGCGCGCCCCGTCCGTGGCCGCCCCGGCGCCGGGGCCGGCCCCCTCCCGGCTGCCCGCTGCCCGGCCGTTATTGGAGCTGCGCAACGTCGAGACCGCCTACGGGGGACGGGTCACCGTGTTGCGCGGCATCTCGCTGGCGGTGCCGGCGGGTGCCATCGTGGCCGTGCTGGGCAGCAACGGCGCCGGCAAGACCACACTGTTGCGCACCATCAGCGGCCTCATCGAGGACCAGCCCGAGAAGGGCGAGGTGCGCTTCGGCGGCCGTGCCATCACCCGCTGGCAACCCGAGGACGTCGCGGCGCTCGGCATCGCTCACGTCCCCGAAGGCCGGGGGATCTTCGCGGAGCTCACCGTCGAGGAGAACCTGGACGTGGCCGAGCTGGGGCGACGGGATGCCGATCGCCGGGCCTGGGTACTGAGCCTCTTCCCGGTGCTGGCTGAGAGGCGGCGCCAGAGGGCCGGCACGCTGTCGGGGGGCGAGCAGCAGATGCTGGCCGTCGCCCGCGCCCTCCTGTCACGGCCCAAGCTGCTGATGCTCGACGAGCCATCGACGGGCCTGGCCCCTGCGGTGACCCGGGAGATCTTCAGGGTGCTGGACGAGGTGCGCCGTAACGGCACCGCGGTGCTCCTGGTCGAGCAAAACGCGCGCATGGCGCTGCAGGTCGCCGACTACGGCTACGTCCTCGAAAACGGCCGCATCGTGCTGGAGGGCACCGCTCGAGAGTTGCAGGACAACCCCCACGTCCAGGAGCTCTACCTGGGCGTCTCGATGGAGGCGACCCCCAAGGGCTGGCGCCGCTACCGCAAGCGGCGCCGATGGAACTGA
- a CDS encoding DUF1028 domain-containing protein: MPASRRVPQVATFSIVAFDAPTGSLGVAVQSKFLAVGAVVPWARAGVGAIATQALANTAYGPRGLELLAEGLEPEEVARRLVADDEGREDRQFGIVDARGRSAAFTGSRCFEWAGHVTGPGFAAQGNILAGPAVVEAMADAYLRTTGDLAARLVAALHAGQRAGGDRRGRQSAAILIVRERGGYGGFNDRYMDLRVDDHPDPIGELERLVGLFRLYFEREPEPELVPLEGPVLAEVQQALAALGYLSHATGRLDEATREALAAWHGMENFEQRQHPGDVIERVVLEYLRRQAESTRGKDHAG, from the coding sequence ATGCCAGCATCACGTCGCGTGCCCCAGGTCGCGACCTTCTCCATCGTGGCGTTCGATGCGCCGACGGGCAGCCTGGGGGTGGCGGTGCAGTCCAAGTTCCTCGCGGTGGGAGCGGTGGTGCCGTGGGCCCGCGCAGGCGTGGGGGCCATCGCGACCCAGGCGCTGGCCAACACCGCCTACGGGCCCCGAGGGCTCGAGCTGCTGGCCGAGGGCTTGGAGCCCGAGGAGGTGGCGCGGCGGCTGGTGGCCGACGACGAGGGGCGGGAGGATCGCCAGTTCGGCATCGTCGACGCCCGCGGTCGCAGCGCGGCCTTCACCGGGAGCCGGTGCTTCGAGTGGGCGGGGCACGTGACGGGGCCCGGCTTCGCCGCACAGGGCAACATCCTGGCAGGGCCGGCCGTCGTCGAGGCCATGGCCGACGCCTACTTGCGTACGACGGGGGACCTGGCCGCGCGCCTCGTTGCCGCACTCCACGCCGGTCAGAGGGCAGGCGGTGACCGCCGCGGCCGGCAGTCGGCTGCCATCCTCATCGTCCGGGAGCGGGGCGGCTACGGGGGCTTCAACGACCGCTACATGGATCTGCGGGTCGACGACCACCCCGACCCCATCGGCGAGCTGGAGCGGCTGGTGGGGCTCTTCCGCCTCTACTTCGAGCGGGAGCCCGAGCCGGAGCTGGTGCCGCTAGAGGGGCCGGTGCTGGCCGAGGTGCAGCAGGCGCTGGCGGCACTGGGGTACCTCTCCCACGCCACGGGCCGCCTCGATGAGGCGACCCGCGAGGCCCTGGCGGCCTGGCACGGCATGGAGAACTTCGAGCAGCGCCAGCACCCGGGCGACGTCATCGAGCGGGTGGTGCTGGAGTACCTGCGCCGGCAAGCAGAGTCGACCAGGGGGAAAGACCACGCCGGCTAG
- a CDS encoding KGGVGR-motif variant AAA ATPase — MTTQMGSLSVYLVDRLLTGMGWGKVPEGLSARTRRYTLFSLKGGVGRSTTAAVLATHLAGRGLRVLVVDLDLESPGLSSMLLAPGEHPDYGVVDWFVEDLVGQSDPVLAHMVGRPRWCQDLQGDILVAPAYGSDPGEYISKLGRVYLDLPADGPDAVVEPWSARLVRMLVELENRHKPDVVLLDSRSGLHDLAAATVTDLQAQVFLFAVDSEATWAGYRLLFDYWRAHGAATVIRQRLSLVASLVPQERASVLLKRMRERAWDLFREYLYDTVPADPEEEARTEPFSFDLMDDEAPHSPWPIYWNTGLSWVPSIRGLEEPAVFAAYQGFLERFDELSMAAQEGQP, encoded by the coding sequence GTGACGACGCAGATGGGGTCCCTCTCGGTCTACCTTGTAGACCGGCTCTTAACGGGGATGGGATGGGGGAAAGTCCCAGAAGGCTTGTCCGCGAGAACCAGGCGGTACACGCTCTTTTCTCTCAAGGGGGGCGTGGGCCGAAGCACCACCGCTGCCGTGCTGGCCACCCACCTTGCCGGACGAGGGCTGCGGGTGCTCGTCGTGGACCTTGACCTCGAGTCTCCTGGCCTCTCATCTATGCTGCTTGCACCTGGGGAGCACCCGGACTATGGGGTGGTCGATTGGTTTGTGGAGGACTTGGTGGGGCAATCTGATCCGGTGTTGGCCCACATGGTGGGTCGGCCGAGATGGTGTCAGGACCTCCAGGGGGACATCCTGGTGGCTCCCGCCTACGGGTCTGACCCAGGAGAGTACATCTCGAAGCTAGGGCGAGTCTATCTCGATCTCCCGGCGGATGGGCCCGACGCCGTGGTGGAGCCGTGGAGCGCGCGTCTGGTGCGCATGCTTGTCGAGTTGGAGAACCGGCATAAGCCGGACGTGGTCCTGCTGGACAGCCGTAGCGGCCTACACGACTTGGCAGCTGCCACGGTTACTGACCTGCAAGCCCAAGTGTTTCTCTTCGCGGTAGATTCAGAGGCCACCTGGGCGGGCTACAGACTGCTGTTCGATTACTGGCGTGCGCATGGGGCCGCAACGGTCATCAGGCAGAGGTTGTCGCTGGTCGCTTCCTTGGTCCCGCAGGAGCGGGCATCGGTGTTACTGAAACGGATGCGGGAGCGGGCGTGGGATCTATTCAGGGAGTACTTATACGATACAGTCCCCGCCGACCCTGAGGAAGAGGCGCGAACTGAACCATTCTCCTTCGACCTTATGGATGATGAGGCGCCCCACAGTCCGTGGCCCATCTACTGGAACACGGGTCTTAGTTGGGTCCCTTCGATCCGGGGGCTCGAGGAGCCAGCCGTATTCGCCGCATACCAAGGATTCCTCGAACGGTTCGACGAGCTCTCGATGGCCGCTCAGGAGGGGCAGCCATGA
- a CDS encoding ExeA family protein, giving the protein MFETHFGLTATPFAREIPVEHLFVSQAHREALARLHYVAERRRVMVLTGEVGAGKSTALRRLKAELDATRYEVVYLADVAFTPRSFFQSLLDALRLDAPHALPKLKKVAREALAERWRTQHRTPVLLVDEAQFLSPAMLEEVRSLLNYDCDAFAPFALVLCGTRALAERLALRSAEALSQRIDLRYHLSGFSPQETAAYIRHHLKLAGANQELFTAKALDHIHRACNGLPRPINQLAHLCLMAAAARQERVVDHELVEAVIAAEWQAPQAAGR; this is encoded by the coding sequence ATGTTTGAAACCCACTTCGGCCTGACGGCCACGCCCTTTGCCCGGGAGATCCCCGTCGAGCATCTGTTTGTCTCCCAGGCCCACCGGGAGGCCTTGGCGAGGCTCCACTACGTCGCCGAGCGTCGGCGCGTGATGGTGCTGACGGGGGAGGTGGGCGCCGGGAAGTCCACCGCGCTTCGGCGGCTCAAGGCCGAGCTCGACGCCACCCGCTACGAGGTGGTCTACCTGGCCGACGTCGCCTTCACCCCCCGTAGCTTCTTCCAGAGCCTGCTCGACGCCCTGCGGCTCGATGCGCCGCACGCTTTGCCCAAGCTCAAGAAGGTCGCCCGGGAGGCCCTGGCCGAGCGCTGGCGTACGCAGCATCGCACGCCGGTCCTGCTGGTGGACGAGGCGCAGTTCTTGAGCCCGGCCATGCTGGAGGAGGTCCGGAGCCTGCTCAATTACGACTGCGACGCCTTTGCGCCCTTCGCCCTGGTGCTCTGCGGCACCCGGGCGCTTGCGGAGCGGCTGGCCCTTCGCTCCGCCGAGGCGCTTTCCCAGCGCATCGATCTCCGCTACCACCTCAGCGGCTTTTCGCCCCAGGAGACGGCCGCCTACATCCGCCATCACCTGAAGCTGGCCGGGGCCAATCAGGAGCTGTTCACCGCCAAGGCCCTCGACCACATCCACCGGGCTTGCAACGGGCTACCGCGGCCCATCAACCAGCTCGCCCACCTGTGCCTCATGGCGGCGGCCGCTCGGCAGGAGCGCGTGGTCGATCATGAGCTGGTCGAGGCGGTCATCGCCGCCGAATGGCAGGCGCCTCAGGCGGCTGGGAGGTGA
- a CDS encoding Mu transposase C-terminal domain-containing protein → MASWPDDTLALFRYSLIAPLLDPLADAEEKRRWRAEVVGRPHLLPDGRRLHVSAPTLRRWVRRYRLGGFEALRLALRRDRGSVRVVTPELLEQAKALKRQDPTRSLPQVVRLLEAAGLVAPQTLKPNTLWRHLHREGLSQRVLPPKPGLRRFEAKAPNDLWQGDATPGPALPDPFQPGRMRRTYLLAFLDDHSRLVAHAEFFWAEDLYALELCFQQALLRRGLPWRVYVDRGLIFQAEVFTRACAELGIRHISGTPGHPEGRGKIERFFETLQDQFLRELTHHPVQHLAALNERLAAWIEEAYHVQVHSETGEAPAVRFARLQARRTVSAEKLAHVFLWRRVRRVDKTGCLRFDGNRYEAPPGLEGRKVEVRFHPLHLERLSLFIEGRHVGDAVALDLAHPVYRGLDRVHHPEPSRPVEPAIPYLELLVQRRRQRQARAMSPLRLSLLEDPEAMPDV, encoded by the coding sequence ATGGCTTCCTGGCCCGACGACACGCTGGCGTTGTTTCGCTATTCGCTGATCGCCCCGCTGTTGGATCCCCTGGCCGATGCGGAGGAGAAGCGGCGCTGGCGAGCCGAGGTGGTGGGCCGCCCCCACCTGCTCCCGGACGGAAGACGCCTGCACGTGAGCGCCCCAACCTTGCGCCGGTGGGTCCGCCGCTACCGACTCGGTGGCTTCGAAGCGTTGCGGCTGGCCCTGCGGCGGGACCGGGGATCGGTGCGGGTCGTCACCCCCGAGCTTCTGGAGCAGGCCAAGGCCCTCAAGCGTCAGGACCCGACCCGCAGCCTGCCCCAGGTGGTGCGGCTGTTGGAGGCGGCGGGCCTGGTAGCTCCGCAGACCCTCAAGCCCAACACCCTCTGGCGCCACCTGCACCGGGAAGGCCTGAGCCAGCGGGTCCTTCCCCCCAAGCCAGGCCTGCGCCGCTTCGAGGCCAAGGCCCCCAACGACCTGTGGCAGGGCGATGCCACGCCGGGTCCGGCGCTGCCGGACCCCTTCCAGCCGGGCCGCATGCGGCGCACCTATCTTCTGGCCTTCCTCGACGACCACTCCCGGTTGGTGGCCCATGCGGAGTTTTTCTGGGCCGAGGACCTCTATGCGTTGGAGCTGTGCTTTCAGCAGGCGCTGTTGCGCCGGGGCCTTCCCTGGCGGGTCTACGTCGACCGGGGCCTCATCTTCCAGGCCGAGGTGTTCACCCGGGCCTGTGCCGAGCTCGGCATCCGCCACATCTCCGGCACCCCTGGCCATCCCGAGGGCCGCGGCAAGATCGAGCGCTTCTTTGAAACCTTGCAGGATCAGTTCCTGCGGGAGCTGACCCATCACCCTGTCCAGCACCTGGCGGCGCTCAACGAAAGGCTTGCGGCCTGGATCGAGGAGGCCTACCACGTGCAGGTCCACAGCGAGACGGGCGAGGCGCCGGCCGTTCGATTTGCTCGCCTGCAGGCGCGCCGGACCGTCTCGGCCGAAAAGCTCGCCCACGTCTTTTTGTGGCGGCGGGTGCGCCGGGTGGACAAGACCGGGTGTCTTCGTTTCGACGGCAACCGCTACGAAGCGCCGCCCGGGCTGGAAGGCCGCAAGGTCGAGGTGCGCTTCCATCCCCTGCACCTGGAGCGTCTCAGCCTGTTCATCGAGGGCCGCCACGTGGGCGACGCCGTCGCCCTCGATCTCGCCCATCCCGTCTACCGCGGCCTCGACCGGGTCCACCACCCGGAGCCGAGCCGCCCGGTCGAGCCCGCGATCCCCTACCTGGAGCTTTTGGTCCAGCGCCGGCGACAGCGCCAGGCCCGGGCCATGTCCCCCCTGCGCCTGAGTCTGCTTGAGGATCCGGAGGCGATGCCCGATGTTTGA
- a CDS encoding DUF6431 domain-containing protein, with protein MIPIFAGPDVRSYLAAEKSGRLRLPRLCPACGGRLWGHGCYERGADETGPGGYQRIPVRRRRCSRCGRTVSFLPSFLRPYQSLVSAVRQRLYEGRRRGCRGGRWPSQ; from the coding sequence GTGATCCCGATCTTCGCCGGCCCAGACGTTCGCTCCTACCTGGCCGCCGAAAAGTCAGGCCGGTTGCGGCTTCCCCGGCTCTGCCCGGCCTGCGGCGGTCGGCTGTGGGGACACGGGTGCTACGAGCGCGGCGCCGACGAGACGGGGCCGGGTGGCTATCAGCGGATTCCGGTGCGCCGCCGGCGCTGCTCGCGCTGCGGCCGGACGGTCTCGTTTTTGCCCAGCTTCCTGCGCCCCTACCAGAGCCTGGTCAGCGCCGTCCGCCAGCGCCTGTACGAGGGGCGCCGGCGGGGATGTCGTGGCGGGCGTTGGCCGAGTCAATAG